The DNA region ctACTCTTATCCCATGTTAGCCTCTCATTGTTGCACTCCGGGTGATTTGCAGGGACCAAGGAAGAAGATTCTCCTGGCTATGCCTTCCCGAACCAGAAGGCCAATGTAGTATGGTAGTTATGTTTGTTGAATGCAATGCCCCTCTGTTGTTTTGAAGCTGAAGTTTTCAAACTGGCTGTTCTTGTGGAAATGTATATAAAGGGTAGTGGTAAATGCTCGAGTATATTGAAAGAATATATGTTGTACAAAAGATGGTATATAGCAGTGAAGTTCTCTCTTTGTTTTAGGGGAAGGCTGATATTTTCGATAGAATTATTCCAATAGAAAAAAGATTACTGTATTAAGTCTACATTGATGTGAGTCCAAATTGTTATGTCTTGTGAAAGTTGAGCTTATAATTGAAATGGAGTGCCCTTCTATGACTTATGAATTTATACCTTTTCCAGCCTTgttgaagaaaggaaaaaaggaacatATAACAACATTGTTTTCAATTAATAAGCACTTAATAGTGTAATTACAAAAGGACATAGTAATGTATCTGAAACAATCAACAAGCTTTAACAGATGGGTTAGTagggggtgaagatgatgaggCACGATTCTTGTTCCCACAATCATTTCCACTTCTTGCCGCCAAAGCAGTCAAAAACTTGTTATTTGCTTCCGTTCGATCCTTAACCAACGGCTGTGATGTTGAAGAATTCCGTTTACAGGCGTGATCAGCAGGAAAGCGGTGTTTGAGGCAAACTTGAATCCGGCAAGTCTTGCAAGTGCTAGTGTTCGAGAAGGTCAAAACTTCCTTGCATCTCTTCACCGGGCAGGtaggtttcttcttcttcttaggGTCACAATCCCCAGATTTCTCGTGTTTTTGTAATATGGCTTTATCATCTTCACCTTGAAAGCCGGTAGTCTCAATAGACACAGAACAAATTTCGCAGACCAAAACCTTTCGACTGTTATAGTCGGATTTTGGACATTCATGAGACTTGCAGGATCTGTGCTCCACACAAAATACCTGTATGATGGGTTGAATCACAACAATTAAATCAAAGGCATCCATAAGCTTAAATGCTTAATCTATATGAAAAATCTTCGATTACACTTTAGGCGCATTCATAACCTTGTAGTCAGGGTCGTTTGGTAATTGGTTAAtattatgcaggtattagtaatatagggattagttattccatcttctatcTACATAGAtcataacttatatatattggTTATGCGGGTTTCTGAATTGCAAATGAGATATTGCATTAGTTTGAATTTTATACATGGCAGACGAATGCTACCATGGTATTACTTATGCAGGAGTTAATATATGAATAATTTGGCTTCTAATCAGCTGCCAAACGATCCCTCAATAAATTGTCTAGTTTAACAAATTATCTCGGAGATCCAACCTGAAGTATACTggataatttcaaatcaaaatcataattcaGTGATTTATGTTGGAGCTCCATTaaagtcaaaatcaaatcaGACCAGACGAATTGCTAATGCCAAAAATATGAATAATCATAGTGAATTAAGGTAGAGAAGTAGCAAACCTTTTGACAGGCATGGCAGGTAAAGGGTAGAAAATCGAGCTGATGACAGTCAGATAGTTGGCAATGTCTTCCTAAATCTGGGAAAGCTTCTGTTCCTCCTCCCATCTTCTTCTttgcttttctttcttctcttcctttgtcagattttttgtttttctactTGCCTGGAATGGAGTTTTCATGGCCATATATAAGAATTTATATTATAGGACGTTAGGGTGCTGGCTTGGGAAATAAGGCAGAACAATTTACAAGGCGGCTTTCCTAATGCATGTGTGAAACGAAATACATCAAACGAAGCCGTGAGGTAAGGCATACGCGCTTTCGTCATCAATTGGATCCGGGTCGGTCAATCTGCTCCAGAACGATCCAGAAAGTTCATGGGCCTGCTCTTCGGGCTGAAGCAGTGAAGCTTTCGTCCTGAATGATTAGTTAGTTAGGTGATGGAAGCCTTGGAGTCTGGGCTAAATTTTGGTGTTCTATTCTGGGCCTGAACTTTCACAACAAGGACCAGATAGCAAACACTGTACCCATTCAAGGCCCAAGAATGCCATAAAGTTTTGTTTTCGTCTGCGGGTATGACAAAGAAAATGTTTTATGAGATACTCTTGAGTCATTATCTAATACTTCCTTCGTTTgatttatgtgaatccatttgATTTGAACGAgagtttaaaaaaagaagaagacttttaaacttgtggtgttaaataGAGCACATATggtttgtgtggctataaatcatttgatgaaggtaaattgtttccaattatagaaagaggtcattctttttggcacatactaataagaaaataagttcacataaattgaaacagaaggaGTATTTAGTATGGCATGGTGGAAACTATttattgaagaaaatattttctattaaaatgagaaaaataacttTCTTTACTTGTGAATGAAAGTTATTTTCTCTGTAACTATTTTAACATTTGATTACACATTACTTCCTCTAGTAACACTTATacattgttattgatctttatTACTCAAAAACTTTTTATCAAAGCACCCTCcgatttaataaaattattatcgGTCTTTCATctatattttttcaccaaaaaaacactaaaaagaTCCACAAATATTGTTCAAGGAAAATTATAACTTTTGTCTTACAAACACAATCATTtgttatttcttttcctttttggatAAACTCGGCAAAGGTTTTGGATTGTCAGTCGATTTGTACTGTTAGTTCGAACTCTTTTGCTGAATTTACCATTTCCCAAGTTTGTTACCATGCTTGGCTAATAGCGCAAATTTTTTCAGGCTAATGTATTTTAAAACAAGTTCTATTTTCCCACCCTTCCTCTAATTATTGTGTTGTTCAGTCCTAAACTAGACTACTACTAGAGACAAGATGCCCGTGCAATCATGCATGAGACATCATTGGTAAAATTCATGGGATTTATCAACCATAATGGCAATAGAACTGAGTGACTATGAAACATCATTAGTCAAATTCAGGTGATTTAATAACAATGAAAAAAGCAATTCAATAAGATGCTTAACAAATTCACATACTTCTTGGTCGTATAGTCAATTATAGCTCTTCCataccaaaaagaagaaaaaagccCCTTACCAATTTGTAAAGTAGAAATTCCCTTACTTTTATAAAGTTAGTTCGAAAGCACAAATGCTCTCTTGTACTAATTTAAAGTATATTATACTATATCTGTATCTACTTTAGCTTTTAGCTTGGTGTAATGGACCACAGCAACCAAATAAAAAACCCTATTAGGCGCCAAATATGAGTATATGATATTCGGATATGGTAGATCAGATTAATATTACTAATAAAGATTTGTTCCAGATGTCGAGCTTAAGTTATTACCTCAAATGAAAAAATGACTCAGAAATTGGTAGGTGAGTAACTATTAACTTTTTCGAAGCAATTCAAGCCAGTTAAGGCAAAATAATTTATCAAGTATAAGCAACGTGCGTAAAGTTCTACAGATGTACTCAtgttagaaaataattaatttattagCACTAGCACAACAAATCTCTATTAAATGACTACTAGGTAATAGATATTTAATGAATAATTTGATGACAAAAATTTGCCGAGGGAATGAATATGTTGTCTCTTTACATGATTTTGGATAATTCTTATGCAATGGGTTAATTTCAAGTTTCGTTTTATTATTAAATGATATCAGATCATACtcattcttgatattgatctatGCAATGTTGAAATCTTATGTTATGTAATTCACGCTCCATATGTTTTAGTCCGTTTAAGTCCAAGTATATGTGAGAGAATGTTCACTGTGTCTCACGTATGATTACCTCCTTAAAGAATTTTCGATGTTAATTAGGtttaaaattcattttcttTAACAAAATTTACGGTAAGGCAGAGAGAGAAGGCCACACACAAGAACCTAGTCCCACAGTAAAGTGTCCCTTTTCCAAAATCTCTAAACCAATTGGCCATTGAATATAGTTGCAGGTGCTGCTGGTTTAAACAAGGTTAATGTCCCACAattattatgaaaatgaattgtcaTTTGTCGTGGTAGAATAGATTAATTGAGTAAAGAATTTGTTTGATTCACTATAAAGTCAAAAAGGAGATCTCGCTTTTAAGCGGTTGTTAACAGATTGAACATTTCGCTTTTGAAAATTTGGGAGGATTTTTTGGTGACGTAAGGTGAATAATGACACTCGAAGCAAAGACAAAATGATGAGGAACCATCCAGAATATATGGTCTTTAATTTACGCTTTAATTGACAATAATTATAGGATTACAAGATAAATCGAGAGGGGGAGATTTAAAGAAGGTTTTTTTAGGCGGAGACTTTGAgctgatttaattcaattaacTTTGAAGATTAATTATATTAATATTCGATAGGTAAAGGGGTCAAATAAATTGAGATGAAGATACATATAGGAGTATTGGATTTTCCAATCCTCTCGTTTCATTTTCTTTGTGCaataattcatcaaataaaCTATTATTAGAAGCTATATATTAGGATAAGTCTTCGAATGAGGTTTCTGgaacaaatttataaaatttattttaatatataaagtttgtccaaaaagaataaGTGTTTGGATAGTACGTAACAGTTGGTCTTTGTGAAGAAAATTCCTTTTCGTAAGATTCAAAAGACAATTATCTGATGAAATAGGGACGTGTTTTTCTGCAAACAACTTCtagatttattttaaaatagttgaataaaacaaaacaattctTCCAAAAACATATTAAAACATCATCCTAACTAAAGAACAAACCATATACATTAAATTAGCACAAACTAAATTCAAAAAGCGGTTATGTAATGCATGAACCACCTAAGTAATTGTCCACGGAAAACATGAAGATCAAGAGCAGCATAGCTGGATCTAGTATGTAAGGTTCGAACGCAATAATTTttgttcaaatatatatatatatatatatatatattaatttttttactaaatatCCTAAATATTTCATTGTAAAGTGTGTATTCAATCATTATTATATGGAgtattaaatttatatattttatattttaaattcgAGTCTGAAAGAAGTGCACGctagaaaaaggaagaaagaagcTTAGCGCTCAAGCCGAGAAGTGTAGAAGCAAAAGAGCATTAATGAATAGCTTTTGAGAACTTTTTTTTAGGGAGTGCTTGCTTTTCCGAAAGATTTACTCGATGTGATTAATGGTTAATCTGAATTAACTTGgatcaatatataaatattacttaaaataaaaaagagaaaaagaaagagcaaTGATGAGACTACAGTCACTACACGAGCGCTGTTTCTTCTTGGAGGTTTCACTCAACAAATTGAAAGTCTCAATGCAAGGGTGTCAGTGCTCTTTTTTGCCATATGACTTTTTAGACTTTTAATATCACAAAGTTTATTTGCTGTTTTTTTCTGTGAAAGGAGCAACTCATGTGGTATCTTTAACCATCAAGAACGTACAAAAAAGTCTTAAAGACACCAAACACTCTCTTTCATTCTGTCTTTGCGCCAATTGCATTTACCTCTCAAGTCTCCCTCATTACATAATTGCTGTTAATCACTCCTTTTTGGTGAAGTTTCAAATACATTATTAAGTCAAAAGAAgtccaaaatatttagtttgtTGCACTTTAGTAATGGTAAAGTTACTTTGTTACTAATTTGTAGGTTTTCTCATTTTTTGTCAACGTTTAATTTGCTTCTCCTCCATCACATCAGTTCTTAAAAGTTATTCACAACTGCTGGCTGTTTGGATGTTTTTCTGCAAACAACTTCtagatttattttaaaatagtttaaaaaaaggTTTATAAGTGAACAAAAAACAGCAATTTAataagcgaaaaaaaaaaaaaaaattatggtaaGCTTGACCAATTttgttcaaatatatatatataatatatatatttttttgggtttatttATTCAATCATTATTTTAGATAATTTGAAAGAGTAGCGAGAGAGCAGAGCATTAATGGgcgcccaattatttttttgggattattttaagcacaaaagctttaaataaaaaagagaaaagaaaagagcaaTGATGGACTAAttaaatctaaaaaaaataagctgTTTTTTTCTTATAAGCCAATAACTCTTAGTTTAATTGAAAGTATAAATTAACTACAAGTTAGAAAAAGTTCTTAATTTTCATTTTCGATCTATGACTCAATTGGTCCATAAGCTTAAGAGTAGGTCTAGTTTTGTCCATATTACATCATGCTATCCTTTAAATTTGCATTTCGTAAACAAATTTAGTCCAAATAACAAAACTCACAAACAAAGCCCTAAAATTTTATGAAGATAACAATAAATTATCAGGTGACCGGAGTAGTAAAGACTAACCCCTGGGGATTCTCTTCTCCAGTTTCTTTTTTCCCTACGTTTCCATTTTAATCTCTAATTACAAGTTTACAATGAAAATCGTTTGTCTTGTTTTTTTCAAAGGGCTTagaaaatacaaattaaagaaaaaagtcATATGTGATAGAGCAAGCAatataataagataaattagttCTGTAGTTCTTTATAAAttcgtattttaattttctattttttatataaattttttattttaacacataaaaaatctgaaaaatattattttcttccattcaaATTCTAGGTAGCTAATTCtagtcaatttatgtgatacactttcctttttaactGAATGATAAATATGCTTTTTCAATAATTTAACAACTTTTTAGCGtttaaaaagaatgataaaTATCCTTATTTGATAataatttaataactttattttttacatttatttcttaaatttcgtgtctaattaaattatatcatacaaattaggacggagggagtataaaaaaTCGTTTCCTCCGtaataagaacaagaaaataaaaaactgtCTTGAAACATTAGGCGCTACTTGAGTTAAAAAGCTCAATTGCAGTACGTTTGCCAAAAGGAcaggtaaaaacaaaaaatggttcaagaaaatatgaaaacacAGCTCTCAGCTACTGAATTCTAT from Lycium ferocissimum isolate CSIRO_LF1 chromosome 2, AGI_CSIRO_Lferr_CH_V1, whole genome shotgun sequence includes:
- the LOC132047169 gene encoding zinc finger AN1 domain-containing stress-associated protein 12, yielding MGGGTEAFPDLGRHCQLSDCHQLDFLPFTCHACQKVFCVEHRSCKSHECPKSDYNSRKVLVCEICSVSIETTGFQGEDDKAILQKHEKSGDCDPKKKKKPTCPVKRCKEVLTFSNTSTCKTCRIQVCLKHRFPADHACKRNSSTSQPLVKDRTEANNKFLTALAARSGNDCGNKNRASSSSPPTNPSVKAC